Proteins co-encoded in one Populus trichocarpa isolate Nisqually-1 chromosome 10, P.trichocarpa_v4.1, whole genome shotgun sequence genomic window:
- the LOC7498055 gene encoding transmembrane emp24 domain-containing protein p24beta3, translating into MERRRKQIYVVAALLMSFISRIYSLSVTVNDVECVYEYVLYEGDTVSGNFVVVDHDIFWGSDHPGIDFTATSPGDNTVHTVKGTSGDKFEFKAPRSGMYKFCFHNPYATPETVSFYIHVGHIPSEHDLAKDEHLNPVNVKIAELREALESVTAEQRYLKARDIRHRHTNESTRRRVIAYTVGEYLLLAAASTLQVVYIRRLFSKSVAYNRV; encoded by the exons ATGGAGAGGAGGAGAAAGCAGATCTACGTAGTGGCAGCTCTTTTAATGAGCTTTATTAGCCGCATCTATTCTCTCTCCGTCACCGTAAACGACGTCGAATGCGTTTACGAGTATGTCCTCTATGAAGGCGACACCGTTTCCGGAAACTTCGTTGTTGTCGATCACGACATCTTCTGGGGCTCCGATCACCCCGGCATCGATTTCACT GCAACATCTCCTGGAGATAATACGGTGCACACTGTAAAGGGGACATCTGGAGATAAGTTTGAGTTCAAGGCTCCAAGAAGTGGAATgtacaaattttgttttcacaATCCCTACGCAACACCTGAGACTGTCTCGTTTTATATTCATGTGGGCCATATTCCCAGCGAGCATGACCTTGCCAAAGATG AGCATTTGAACCCAGTTAATGTTAAAATTGCTGAGCTGAGGGAGGCATTGGAGTCTGTTACAGCAGAGCAGAGGTACTTGAAAGCCCGTGATATTCGACATCGTCACA CTAATGAGAGCACAAGAAGGCGTGTCATAGCCTACACAGTTGGAGAGTACCTTTTGCTGGCCGCTGCCAGCACACTCCAAGTCGTGTATATCCGTCGTCTCTTCAGCAAGTCAGTGGCATATAACAGGGTTTGA